TGGTCTTAAAAAGAATtcgtatacaaaaaaaaaataaataaaattgagaaCTTTAATGTTAAAACTCGGAATCTTTCTATACAAATCAGTGTTTATTAGAAAAATGTCCGTTCCATAGTCTAGTTAGTTACAATGTTTATTGGCATTGCGACCAGTAAACATGCTCTTCAAAGGCAACtacaaatatattatcaaGTAAATGGCCTTTTTGCTAAACCTTTTGCTTAAGTCGTATgtcaaaccaaaaaaaaaaaaaaaaactagaacacattataattaataaaaaaaaaaaataataataataataaaatcagaATATATTGCAGAAATACAGAGCCATAGAGCGGTacttagaaaatatataatgctTAAGCTGGGAATTGTACAGCAGAAAAACTGATGCGCTAACCTCGCCGATCTGCGTGTCAGATGATTTTCGTTAATACAATGGATTTTCATAATTGTTTGGAAGAGAAAACTAGGTTTATGCACACAATTCGAGCACGCGGAAGCATGTCAAAGAGCCAACGCTCCAAACGACTAGGATAATATAGGGGCTGAGCGGGCTCCATAAACTAATGTCTTCGCGTTCgctatacatataaatatgtatatatacatatatacatattcatttgtatatatatatatatatatatatgtgtgcgcaCATCAGTGGCGACACTCTCCTACATAAATTTTGAATTGATCTAACATAAATCCACACACATATTCCGAAGCACACACAattaacacgcacacacaactaGATTCGCGAGTGtacactgtgtgtgtgtgtgtgtgtatttcgaAAGATGGGCATGTGCTCAGGTTTGATCAGCTCAAAATTGAAATGGGGGCGTGTCACGACAGGTGTGCGGACCCATAGGGGTAATTACAACGTGCAGGGAGAGCGTATTGCGCTGATTGCCCGTCAGATGGGGGCTTAAATAGGGTGATGTATGCTCCAGTTCCTCGTACGGCAGCAGGTTATCCAAATTGATGACACGTGCTATGTCCGAAAAGTATTCCGTACGCTCGACAACGGTGCGTATATGCGATATCTTGTTCTGCACGCCAACGATGAGCACGGCAATCTATCAGTCAATACATTGATAATGTTGTTAGCAGGCCGACTACATTAcctaattacagggtatacgcaCCTTAAATCGTTCCTCGCCAATGTTCTGGTGCTTGCATGTGACTCGGAGTCGCACCGTATTCAATGAACAGCCGGGCACATCTTCGCCACAGACCATTTTGGCCTTGTTGTACTTTACGCCGCGCGGAAAGAACTCAATCTCCCAAGTCATGCAGGGATCTAAGCATTTTGATCACACGATTTAGAAAGATGAGagcatatatgaaaaatacaaaGGTATGGTGGGAAATGGGGGAAAACGGGATGGGAAACGGGTGGATCATTTGAGACATGTGACCATGATGGAGTGGTACTTACCGTCTTCGGTCTCCGCGATGTGGCGTTGCGAAAAGAAGCAGGTGACATAGTTCTTGTAGTCCTCGATCTTGTCAAAATTGTGCACATCGATGCCAACGCTCCACGTATCGTTCCAGTAGAGCCGCGGTGTGAACTGCAGTTCGCCGCACTCTGTGCTGCGGACCTCGCGTACGCGATCCTCCTGGCCCGACTGATAGCTCATGCCGATGGCAATGCGCTCCACGAGAAACTCCTTATGGTAGTCGATCAATGGGACGATTAGTAGATGCGCCAGCTCACTTGGCGTCATCATGCCAAAGCGTATGTGCATCACTGTCTGCTCGATCAGCTCCACGAAGCTGGATGCCTTTTTGTCGACACTAATATCGGCGGTTGCCTCGATTAGCTCGCGCCGATGGAGCAGCCATGTCTGCAATATGGTAAACAATTTGTACTCGCTGGTGACAACAATGTCGttctgctgcaacagcagttgCAATATAGCCGGATCCATTTCCACAAAGTCCTTGGACTCGGCCACCATCTCCAGATTCCATTTGAGGAAACGCTTCAGCGTCTCGGTGAGATCATTATGCGTGGGCGTAAACGATAGTGTATATTGCAGCCAGGAGACCAAATAGCCACTGGTCGCCGACTTGGCCACATGCTTCATCATATAGCCAACGCACAGCTCGATGAGATCCCGAACATTGTACTTGTCGGATAGCGCCAGCATGGGCATTACCGTCTGTAGCGTCACCTCGATATGGCCCACATACAAGTACTTGATAAATTGTGGAAATACCGCCGAGCAGCAGGCCTCCTCGTGCAGCTCAATCACATGCTTGCTGCACTCGTTCCACTCCGGATTCATGAGCATCACTTGAAAGACATCGCTGCTGGCGCAAAGGATGACACGGTGTGCCGGATACTCCTTGCCATCCACCAGCAGCACAATGTCCGACATCAGCTGCTCTGCATACAGATGGGCAATCTTGTTCAGCACGCTGTTCGCATCAATCATctgcacaaacacaaacacacacacacacacacacacacacacacagagagatgAGTATTAGAGATTAATGGGCCTCTTTGTCAGGTGCACTGTTCAATTGGATTCTGTGTAAATGCATACTCACGGTGCTAGCGCCATCCTGTGCTTCGTCTGTTTCCAAACACTTGCGTCGCTTGGCATCCTGATCCTCATTGAGATTTGTGCTACCCTCGGTGCCATTTGTGGCTGTTGAAGCGCTTGCATTGCCTCCAGCTCCGGGTTCACCTGATGCACCACCGCCAGCTGCCGCAGGActagcgccagcgccagcaccagctgcagcagcaccacccccaacaccaccaccaccaccaccaccagcaccagcaccaacagcaccagcaccaccaccagcgGCACCACCACCTCCGCCAGCTCCTCCGTTGATGTTTGCGTTCATAAAAAACGTTGTGTCGGTGTGCGTTTCTGTAGCTCTGTGTAACAACTGGCAGACGCTCCTACTCCAAATCAATTGATTTGATGATGCCTACAGCATTACTCGTACAAGGCTCGTTGAGGACATGCCCAATAGGTTAACATCAATTTCTACCGaacgaaaaacaacaaattgcgtTTTTGTGACTGTGTGACCGTATGCCGTGTTGCCCGTAAAACCCAAAACGCGTAGCACATTTCGCAtatcacaaaaaataaaaaaacacattaaacagtattttataaaagaccgcaaattttcaaatattttcaaaataacaatattataaatatacacagccgtaaacttcttttttttttgccatacGTAGAAAATAGTTATGTGCCGTTTATTAGCTGACTTggaaatttataattatattgtatttttggtattttccGTCATACGTTGCATCTTCCTGCCTTGTCTAATCCATTTCAACaagcattaaaacaaataccaCTTCCATGCGTTTATTGGTTTCTTTAAGATAAttgatcaaaatatatttttaaaaaaacaaaaacgaaaaccaaTGTGAAAGTCTTAAGTTGAGATCAAATATGCCAGATATCAGtactaatatatttatatatactttcgCTTTTTCTAAAAGTTTCGATATAAACTTCATTCAAGATTTAATAGCAAAATttcaagaaaaatatattcctAGATAATTGGCACATGTGAACAAAACTGAACTGAAtgcaaagaaaagaaaaagccgCTAATGGACAACACAAGGAACAATCACAAAACTGATTCACATTTTCAgtgtaaatttgtttgttttgtttcgactattattaaatttgttgtttttttttgtttgtttgtctaaATGGATGACTATTCGGTCCTATCAACCAATGCCCTCATAGAGGCTGCAGAAATTAGTTTACTTTGGCGATGACATTCGTATTGGTGTGTGATTCGGTTCATCAGTTCATCAGCTTAGAGCTCATCGTGACCGATGAATTTCCTGACGTACGCCTGCAGCTCTGGCAGTGAGCGACTGCCGTCGTACTCCTTCTGGCGCTGGCCGTTCTTGTAGATGAAGAGCGTTGGATAGCCTTCGACCTGCTGGTCTATGCAGATCTGTTTGTTCTCCGGCGATGTGCAGTCAACCTTGGCAAACACAATGCCCAGGTCGGCGGCCTGCGTCTCTGTGGCCAGCTGCTCCCAGGTGGGCTGCAGCTTCTGGCAATGTCCACACCAGGGTGCATAGAATTTGACAAAGGCAATGCCATCGCCGGTTGCCTTCTCGAATTCCTCGTTGCCGTTCAGCTGCAgcacattttgctttttagccTCCGCCGGTGCTTCTTTGGCCGCATCCTCTAGATCGTGAGTGCCGCTTGGGGCACCAATCATCTTTACCACATAGGTCTTCAATGTGGACAAGTCGCGTGCACCCGCATATTTCTCAATCTTTTTGCCATCCTCAATCCAGAGCAATGTGGGATAGCCCTTGACCTCAAAGTCCTGGCATATGCTGCGATATTGTGTGCAATCGATTTTAGATATCGTTGCCTCCGGCTCCTTGATCAGCTCCTTGGCCAGCTCCTCCCACGTAGGTGCCAGACGCTACAGTTGATTCAAGCATGTAGTTTGTGTTTGAACAGAAgatagctttaagaatttatttACCTGACAATGGCTGCACCAGGGCGCAAAGAATTTGACAAAGTGATTGCCACTGGACACGTGCTTGGCGAACGTCTCCTCGGTGAGATCAACGACCTTGCCAACATTGGGATTCGTTTCGCTGCCAtccagatgctgctgctgctcactcAAATCCTCCTCGGCGGGCGTGTTCAGCTCCTGATTGATGAAATCCGTAATGGCTGGCAAGTCGCGTGTACCCTTAAACTTGATCGACTCCTTTTCGCCCAGCTTGAAGAGTCGCAGCGTGGGATAGCCAGTCACCTGGTGATCGGCGCAGAGCGTCTG
This window of the Drosophila virilis strain 15010-1051.87 chromosome X, Dvir_AGI_RSII-ME, whole genome shotgun sequence genome carries:
- the Tango10 gene encoding BTB/POZ domain-containing protein 17, with the translated sequence MNANINGGAGGGGGAAGGGAGAVGAGAGGGGGGGVGGGAAAAGAGAGASPAAAGGGASGEPGAGGNASASTATNGTEGSTNLNEDQDAKRRKCLETDEAQDGASTMIDANSVLNKIAHLYAEQLMSDIVLLVDGKEYPAHRVILCASSDVFQVMLMNPEWNECSKHVIELHEEACCSAVFPQFIKYLYVGHIEVTLQTVMPMLALSDKYNVRDLIELCVGYMMKHVAKSATSGYLVSWLQYTLSFTPTHNDLTETLKRFLKWNLEMVAESKDFVEMDPAILQLLLQQNDIVVTSEYKLFTILQTWLLHRRELIEATADISVDKKASSFVELIEQTVMHIRFGMMTPSELAHLLIVPLIDYHKEFLVERIAIGMSYQSGQEDRVREVRSTECGELQFTPRLYWNDTWSVGIDVHNFDKIEDYKNYVTCFFSQRHIAETEDDPCMTWEIEFFPRGVKYNKAKMVCGEDVPGCSLNTVRLRVTCKHQNIGEERFKIAVLIVGVQNKISHIRTVVERTEYFSDIARVINLDNLLPYEELEHTSPYLSPHLTGNQRNTLSLHVVITPMGPHTCRDTPPFQF
- the prtp gene encoding thioredoxin domain-containing protein 5 homolog; this translates as MLFKSIIPLAICALSIKPFLAAAATDDDPKPADEKQFAVELNPETFDEAIKAGNVFVKFFAPWCGHCKRLHPLWEQLAEIMNIDEPKVTIAKVDCTKHQTLCADHQVTGYPTLRLFKLGEKESIKFKGTRDLPAITDFINQELNTPAEEDLSEQQQHLDGSETNPNVGKVVDLTEETFAKHVSSGNHFVKFFAPWCSHCQRLAPTWEELAKELIKEPEATISKIDCTQYRSICQDFEVKGYPTLLWIEDGKKIEKYAGARDLSTLKTYVVKMIGAPSGTHDLEDAAKEAPAEAKKQNVLQLNGNEEFEKATGDGIAFVKFYAPWCGHCQKLQPTWEQLATETQAADLGIVFAKVDCTSPENKQICIDQQVEGYPTLFIYKNGQRQKEYDGSRSLPELQAYVRKFIGHDEL